The genomic region TTGCATCGCCACCTTGAAGACGTGATCTTCCAGCACCTTGTCGTAGGTTCCGCCCTGCAGGATAATCTCTCCCCTTCCCTTCATCCAGTAGTTGATGGAGCTCGGCTGGGCCTCGCTGTTACAGCCGAGGACGACTCGGCCCCCCAGCTCGGCGTAGTACTGGCGCGTCGAGAGTCTCACAATCGGAGGGACTGGAAATTTAAATGAGAAACGAAGCATTAATCGCAGGAATGGGGCGCAAGATGGCGGGGCCAGGTCCTTCGACGCACAGTTGACGGTCACGATAATCCGCTTGCTGACCGTCGGGGGAACGCCGTTCGATGCGATACAATGATAAGAGCCCGCGTTGTGCCGCTGAATGTTGACGATGTGCAGTATCGGCCCATCGTGGCTCGTTACTATTCGAAGGATTCGATGGCAAGGTTCGATTAGTGTACCATATGGCGCAGTGTAGGGAAAGGGGGGGCATAATGCATAATACATACTTCCGGAATCCTCCACGGATGTGACTGATTTCTCCCCTTCACGCCTCCAGGTGACTGTGGGCTCCGGGACACCCGTCGCCGCGCAGCTTAGGCTCACGTTGGTTCCCTCCTGCGCCACGATGTCCTTGCTGGTGGTCGGGTAGTCCAGAATATCGGGTGGCACTGCGTGAGAAGTGGTGGACGAATTGAGTGTGAGACTCGACTGCTGTCGTTTGCCAGTTTGTGTCGTTGTAAGTAATAATTATTGATCAGGATTATGACGCCCGCTCCACTTTGATCCTTGGTGACTGGTGCCGAAGCCCCGATTACACCGTCGCCAAGAAGTGGTGTAGGCTGTTTTCCCGGCAATCGACAAGCTCATTCGGCTGCTCTTTATCGAGACATTGAAGTACAAGACCGGATCACATTACGAATATCGTTAAGGAGCCAAATAAACCCGTTAAAAATAGTTTACGATAATTTTTTCATCGATTGCTGGTAAACGGTGCAGCGAATGAGCAATGACGTGTACCCCAAATCTTTCCTCCTTAGAATCTGTTCAGTTTGGATATTGGTTTAATTTAACGAGGAAATTTATTGTGAAAATTTTGTGACTTCGAGCTACTCTATAAATCAAGTATCAAGAAGTACCCCGATTTCTACGATTGGACCTTATTCACCCTGCAATTTTCTTTATacttaaatttattatttaatattaTAACTGTTACGACTGTTCCCTAATTGTATCAATTTATAGTTCAAATGCGGGATACTACATACTTTTGACTTTTCATTACATCAACTTTCTACATCTATCAAATTATATATGAACGGAGAAGGTTTTGTCATATATTTTAAGTAAAATGCTTTTTCCGACTGAAGGTTTTATTATCTTCAAAAATTATAGTGTTATTCTAAAACAATCATTTGAAAAGGGGATTAAGTAAACAGGTTAGTTTAAAGTTAATTACAATTTATCAGATCAAATAATCCTGAATAACGTTTTATAGTTTGAAACATAGAGTTTTGCTTTGATGATAAGTAATAATAAAGTaataaagaaaacgaaaaaaaaatatttgaagaaactgaaagttaaaaaaatggtttaaatggTTCTATAATACAATGTTTGGTTTATACAATCAAACGTTAATTACACACCCTAATC from Anopheles bellator unplaced genomic scaffold, idAnoBellAS_SP24_06.2 scaffold00388_ctg1, whole genome shotgun sequence harbors:
- the LOC131214262 gene encoding protein CEPU-1-like, translated to PPDILDYPTTSKDIVAQEGTNVSLSCAATGVPEPTVTWRREGEKSVTSVEDSGITSHDGPILHIVNIQRHNAGSYHCIASNGVPPTVSKRIIVTVNFPPIVRLSTRQYYAELGGRVVLGCNSEAQPSSINYWMKGRGEIILQGGTYDKVLEDHVFKVAMQIVIRLEKPSDFGVYKCVAKNSLGTTEESVKVYRKTSAKPNQAENQIIQHSNYLGSGTFIKNYTENKINEILLGASASSSGIPTAGTRLGVCFAIALSVAHASPSPAGQTIEWSVNGETVIVSPQASREE